The following proteins are co-located in the Candidatus Competibacteraceae bacterium genome:
- the ansA gene encoding asparaginase: protein MQKRILIAYTGGTIGMRRTPQGYVPESGLDRLLARMIPSDLAEDMPDYVVHECRHLIDSANLHPRDWYRIADLIAGHYREYDGFVVLHGTDTMAYTTSGLSFALPGLTKPVIVTGSQIPLREMRNDARNNLLTALLLAARDPIPEVCLYFNGRLMRGNRAVKLKGEALDAFDSPNYPPLAKVGIHIEINRAALLDRTGAEVFQILQPTDGQVAVLKVFPGLSAGLLAKVLEPPLRGLILESYGIGSAPIESPGFLATLAAATARGVTIVAISQCIESRVDLSKYAVGTALARTGVLGGFDLTTEAAYAKLNHLLSLGIQTEEVRGNMQLSWCGECSAPDEPFGRARSLY, encoded by the coding sequence ATGCAAAAGCGCATCCTCATCGCTTACACGGGCGGCACCATCGGCATGCGCCGCACGCCCCAGGGCTACGTTCCCGAATCCGGCCTGGACCGGTTGCTGGCGCGGATGATCCCGTCCGATCTGGCCGAGGACATGCCGGATTACGTGGTACACGAATGCCGCCATCTGATCGACAGCGCCAACCTCCATCCCCGCGACTGGTATCGGATCGCCGACCTGATCGCCGGCCACTACCGCGAATACGACGGTTTCGTCGTGCTGCACGGCACCGATACCATGGCCTACACCACGTCGGGCCTCTCCTTCGCCTTGCCGGGCCTGACCAAGCCGGTCATCGTCACCGGCTCGCAGATCCCGCTGCGGGAGATGCGCAACGACGCCCGCAACAACCTGTTGACGGCCCTGTTGCTGGCCGCCAGGGACCCGATTCCCGAAGTGTGTCTGTACTTTAACGGCCGGCTGATGCGCGGCAATCGCGCCGTCAAACTCAAGGGCGAGGCGCTGGATGCGTTCGATTCGCCGAATTACCCACCGCTGGCGAAAGTCGGCATCCACATCGAGATCAACCGCGCCGCGCTGCTGGATCGAACCGGCGCCGAGGTGTTTCAAATCCTCCAGCCCACCGATGGGCAGGTCGCGGTGCTGAAAGTGTTCCCTGGGCTTTCGGCCGGCCTGCTCGCCAAGGTGCTCGAACCGCCCCTGCGGGGCTTGATTCTCGAATCCTACGGCATCGGCTCCGCCCCAATCGAGTCGCCGGGTTTTCTGGCAACGCTGGCGGCGGCGACCGCGCGCGGCGTCACGATTGTGGCCATCTCCCAATGCATCGAAAGCCGGGTCGATCTGAGCAAATACGCCGTGGGCACGGCGCTGGCCCGGACAGGCGTGCTCGGTGGTTTCGACCTGACGACCGAAGCGGCCTATGCCAAGCTTAACCATTTGCTGTCGTTGGGCATCCAGACGGAAGAGGTGCGCGGGAACATGCAACTGAGTTGGTGCGGGGAATGTTCGGCGCCGGACGAGCCGTTCGGCCGGGCCAGGAGCCTTTACTGA
- a CDS encoding IS66 family transposase yields the protein MPAEPPSAEAKPADAKPARKPGKQPGAPGIGRTQVFQANAEQAHYPDTCAGCGRPLDPVGAVAYTGFQAVDLHWGDPARPGLTLWVVDHRYDEAPCACGHRTRAVAGQGVVDPLLAGIELSEWRLVGPGLAALIVALAFRFRLSRARIREFLDEWLGLKLSTGTIHRTLHEAGAAVAPAEDELVQAVLDSHLLHADETSWPEHGRPLWLWVFVAATATLYYVAGRGKERVENVLDGFSGWLMSDGWMAYRNHPRRLRCWAHLIRKARGLAESGDREARVFGRFVLETLEALMAAVYAAREGPPPVAPPTQHMMVLAALRAACERRQGHAHAKTHALAVELLNDWEAIFQVLSHPELPLTNNVAERALRHWVIARKISHGTRTPVGSRVFALLASVIDTCRQRGHSPWRTLERAIADRRAGLPLAPLPR from the coding sequence GTGCCGGCGGAACCGCCGTCGGCCGAGGCGAAACCGGCGGACGCGAAACCCGCCCGTAAACCGGGTAAGCAGCCGGGGGCGCCGGGGATCGGCCGGACTCAGGTGTTCCAGGCGAATGCCGAACAGGCCCATTACCCCGACACCTGCGCCGGTTGTGGCCGGCCGCTGGACCCAGTGGGTGCGGTGGCCTACACCGGGTTTCAGGCGGTCGACCTGCACTGGGGCGATCCGGCGCGGCCGGGGTTGACGCTGTGGGTCGTGGACCATCGCTATGACGAAGCCCCCTGCGCCTGTGGCCATCGGACCCGGGCCGTGGCCGGCCAGGGCGTGGTGGACCCACTGCTGGCGGGGATTGAACTCAGCGAATGGCGGCTGGTGGGGCCGGGGTTGGCGGCGCTGATCGTGGCACTGGCTTTCCGGTTCCGGCTGTCGCGGGCGCGGATTCGCGAATTCCTGGACGAGTGGCTGGGACTGAAGCTGAGTACCGGCACGATCCATCGGACGCTCCACGAAGCCGGCGCGGCCGTGGCGCCGGCGGAAGACGAACTCGTCCAGGCGGTTCTGGACAGCCATCTGCTGCACGCCGACGAAACCTCCTGGCCCGAACACGGCCGGCCGCTGTGGCTGTGGGTGTTTGTCGCGGCGACCGCGACCCTGTACTACGTGGCCGGGCGCGGCAAGGAGCGGGTCGAGAACGTGCTGGACGGCTTTAGCGGCTGGCTGATGAGCGATGGCTGGATGGCCTACCGCAACCACCCGCGCCGGTTACGCTGTTGGGCACACCTGATTCGCAAGGCGCGGGGCTTGGCCGAGAGTGGCGACCGCGAGGCCCGTGTCTTTGGCCGGTTCGTGCTGGAGACCTTGGAGGCGCTGATGGCGGCGGTCTACGCGGCCCGCGAAGGTCCGCCGCCGGTCGCGCCGCCGACCCAACACATGATGGTACTGGCCGCGTTGCGCGCGGCCTGCGAACGGCGCCAGGGTCACGCCCACGCCAAAACCCACGCCTTGGCGGTGGAGTTGCTCAACGACTGGGAAGCCATCTTCCAGGTGCTGAGTCATCCCGAACTGCCACTGACCAACAATGTAGCAGAGCGGGCACTACGCCATTGGGTGATCGCGCGCAAGATCAGTCACGGTACCCGCACCCCGGTGGGTTCGCGGGTCTTCGCTCTGCTCGCCAGCGTCATCGATACCTGCCGCCAGCGCGGCCACTCCCCTTGGCGCACTCTCGAACGCGCCATCGCCGACCGCCGCGCCGGACTGCCTCTCGCCCCCTTGCCCCGGTAG
- the crcB gene encoding fluoride efflux transporter CrcB, with protein MNAYMFLAVFCGAGFGACLRWWLGIALNPVFPTLPLGTLAANLLGGYLIGVAVAYFSINTSLPPEIRLLVITGFMGALTTFSTFSAEVVTLIARGQVGWAITTAGVHLFGSLALTALGILTVRMFLPRS; from the coding sequence ATGAATGCTTACATGTTTCTCGCCGTGTTCTGCGGTGCGGGGTTCGGTGCCTGCTTGCGCTGGTGGCTGGGCATCGCCCTCAACCCCGTTTTTCCGACCCTGCCGCTCGGCACGCTGGCCGCGAACCTGCTCGGTGGCTATCTGATCGGAGTGGCGGTGGCCTATTTCTCGATCAATACCAGCCTGCCCCCGGAAATCCGGCTACTGGTGATCACCGGCTTCATGGGCGCATTGACCACTTTTTCCACCTTCTCGGCCGAAGTGGTCACCCTGATCGCTCGCGGTCAGGTCGGCTGGGCGATAACGACGGCGGGCGTGCATCTGTTCGGGTCGCTGGCGCTGACCGCGCTCGGCATCCTGACGGTACGCATGTTTCTGCCCCGGTCTTGA
- a CDS encoding DUF2892 domain-containing protein, translated as MNIVKNIGSADKIARLVVGALLIVLALMGTIGWWGLIGVVPIATALMNWCPAYSLLGIKTCPTDNPPTPSN; from the coding sequence ATGAACATCGTCAAGAATATCGGTTCGGCCGACAAGATCGCCCGTCTCGTGGTCGGCGCCCTGCTGATCGTGCTCGCATTGATGGGGACGATCGGCTGGTGGGGCTTGATCGGCGTGGTGCCGATCGCCACCGCGCTGATGAACTGGTGCCCGGCCTACAGCCTGCTCGGCATCAAGACCTGCCCGACCGACAATCCCCCAACGCCCTCGAACTAA
- a CDS encoding DUF190 domain-containing protein translates to MEGSFLRFYLRENQRHRGRLLWEWLLEQANRRGIRGGSAFRAMAGFGRHHALHEDHFFELAGTLTVEVEFIVTDAEARGLLDLLREEKIRAFYAHIPARFGVTVPDPGDADAPEAAPGRKST, encoded by the coding sequence ATGGAAGGTTCGTTTCTCAGATTCTACCTGCGCGAGAACCAGCGACATCGCGGCAGGCTGTTGTGGGAATGGCTGCTGGAGCAGGCCAACCGGAGGGGTATTCGTGGCGGTTCGGCCTTCCGGGCGATGGCCGGTTTCGGCCGCCATCATGCGTTGCATGAAGATCATTTTTTCGAGTTGGCCGGGACGCTCACGGTGGAAGTCGAGTTCATCGTCACCGACGCCGAGGCACGGGGCCTGCTCGATCTGTTGCGGGAAGAGAAGATCCGGGCGTTCTACGCGCATATCCCGGCTCGGTTCGGCGTGACCGTACCCGATCCGGGCGACGCGGACGCACCGGAAGCCGCGCCAGGGCGGAAATCCACTTGA
- a CDS encoding alanine:cation symporter family protein, producing MLDFLNDLLWGKVLITVLVILGLTFTIRSRFVQFRYFARMFRILGQAFKHQAGHLSSFQALTLSVAGRVGAGNIAGVAVAITLGGPGAIFWMWIIGLMGMATSYFECSLAQLFKQAEPDGTYRGGPAYYIEHGLGQKWLAVLFSVLLLATFGFSFNALQSYTVATSFSDAFGIPTYVTGIGLVAVLGLIIFGGIRRIAEVAEIVVPVMALGYFVMAIVVMVTHFDAIPAALALVFKSAFGLEPAFAGGIGAAIIMGVKRGLFSNEAGLGSAPNVAAVAYVPHPVNQGIVQSFSVFIDTIILCTCTASIILLSGVFQPGTELGGVALTQAALANEMGEWGRSFVSLALMLFAFTSIMYNYYLGENSLNFFSPHNKTLFTGYRVLTLALVMWGSLQDLGTVFGFADVAMGFLALVNLVALALLFKVGLRLMDDFDAQIASGIERPVFDPAKFADLKLDPQSWVLEEPSLEIAAEPAPEPEG from the coding sequence ATGCTGGATTTCTTGAACGATCTATTGTGGGGCAAGGTACTCATCACCGTCCTCGTGATTCTCGGGCTCACCTTCACGATTCGCTCGCGCTTCGTCCAGTTCCGTTATTTTGCCCGGATGTTCCGAATACTCGGCCAGGCTTTCAAGCACCAGGCCGGTCATCTCAGCTCCTTCCAGGCACTCACGTTGAGCGTGGCCGGACGGGTCGGCGCCGGCAACATCGCCGGAGTGGCCGTGGCCATCACTCTTGGCGGTCCGGGCGCTATCTTCTGGATGTGGATCATCGGCCTGATGGGCATGGCCACCAGCTATTTCGAATGCTCGCTGGCTCAGTTGTTCAAGCAGGCCGAACCCGACGGCACCTATCGCGGCGGCCCGGCCTATTACATCGAACACGGGCTCGGACAAAAATGGCTGGCCGTGCTGTTCTCCGTGCTGCTGCTGGCTACTTTCGGTTTTTCGTTCAACGCCTTGCAATCCTACACCGTGGCCACGTCCTTCAGCGACGCCTTCGGCATACCGACCTACGTGACCGGCATCGGCCTGGTCGCGGTGCTGGGCTTGATCATCTTCGGCGGCATCCGCCGCATCGCCGAAGTCGCCGAGATCGTGGTCCCCGTCATGGCCCTGGGTTATTTCGTCATGGCCATCGTCGTCATGGTCACCCATTTCGACGCCATTCCCGCCGCCCTGGCGCTGGTCTTCAAAAGCGCCTTCGGCCTGGAGCCGGCGTTTGCCGGCGGCATCGGCGCGGCCATCATCATGGGCGTCAAGCGCGGCCTGTTCTCCAACGAAGCGGGCCTGGGCAGCGCCCCCAACGTGGCGGCCGTCGCCTACGTTCCCCATCCGGTCAATCAGGGCATCGTGCAATCCTTCAGCGTGTTCATCGACACGATCATTCTCTGCACCTGCACCGCCTCCATCATTCTGCTGTCGGGAGTATTCCAACCCGGCACCGAACTGGGCGGCGTGGCCCTGACTCAGGCGGCTCTGGCGAACGAGATGGGCGAATGGGGCCGGTCGTTCGTCAGCCTGGCGCTGATGCTGTTCGCCTTCACCTCGATCATGTACAACTACTACCTGGGTGAAAACAGCCTCAACTTCTTCAGCCCACACAACAAAACCCTGTTCACCGGCTATCGCGTCCTGACGCTCGCGCTGGTGATGTGGGGCTCGTTGCAAGATCTCGGCACGGTGTTCGGCTTCGCCGACGTGGCCATGGGTTTCCTGGCGCTGGTGAACCTTGTCGCGCTGGCCCTGCTGTTCAAGGTCGGACTGCGGCTGATGGATGATTTCGACGCGCAGATCGCCAGCGGGATCGAGCGACCGGTGTTCGATCCGGCCAAATTCGCCGATCTGAAACTCGATCCGCAATCCTGGGTGCTGGAGGAACCCAGCCTCGAAATCGCGGCCGAACCCGCTCCCGAACCGGAAGGCTGA